A single region of the Rhizophagus irregularis chromosome 27, complete sequence genome encodes:
- a CDS encoding Arf GTPase arl1, whose protein sequence is MGAILSRVLGRLWGEKEVRILILGLDGAGKTTILYRLQIGEVVTTIPTIGFNVETVTYKNIKFQVWDLGGQTSIRPYWRCYYANTDAVIYVVDSVDRDRMSTSKEELHAMLDEEELRDAALLVFANKQDMVGAMSAAEVSDALGLGTLKNRQWSIYKTSAVKGDGLTEGLDWLVNIIRGNEQ, encoded by the exons ATGG GTGCAATACTTAGTCGAGTGTTAGGAAGGCTATGGGGTGAAAAAGAAGTACGAATACTTATTTTAGGTTTAGACGGTGCTGGAAAAACAACAATACTATATCGATTACAG atcgGAGAAGTAGTGACAACTATTCCAA CTATTGGCTTTAATGTAGAAACTGTAACatataagaatattaaatttcaag TATGGGATCTAGGAG GACAAACAAGTATAAG GCCATATTGGCGCTGTTATTATGCAAACACCGACGCAGTTATATATGTTGTAGATTCGGTAGATCGTGACCGTATGAGTACTTCAAAAGAGGAACTTCATGCAATGCTTGATGAGGAAGAATTACGCGATGCTGCGTTGTTGGTTTTTGCCAATAAACAGGATATGGTAGGCGCAATGTCCGCAGCTGAAGTATCAGATGCATTAGGTTTAGGCACATTAAAGAATAGACAATGGagtatttataaaacaagTGCTGTAAAAGGCGATGGCTTAACGGAAGGATTAGATTg gTTGGTCAATATTATTAGAGGCAACGAACAATAA